One window from the genome of Caldilineales bacterium encodes:
- a CDS encoding Nif3-like dinuclear metal center hexameric protein: MNRSDLVSYLDALLNLAAIPDYGPQGLQVEGREEVHTLAVGVDAAHPTIDGALAAGADLLLVHHGIFWGEARRIAGAFGHKVRKLIRADLNLYAAHLALDLHPTLGNNAELCRLLGLHPTGSYFAYKGVDVGLIAEPVAATTFAELAAAFAGALQPPLLVDASGPERVRRVAVCSGDASRSLEEAGRLGCDLLITGERDYTMAHVAAELGMNVIYGGHYATETLGVQALARHLHEQFGLAWVFVDVPIAQ; the protein is encoded by the coding sequence GTGAACCGCTCCGACCTCGTTTCCTACCTCGACGCCCTCCTCAACCTGGCCGCCATCCCCGACTACGGACCCCAGGGCTTGCAAGTCGAGGGCCGAGAGGAAGTACACACCCTGGCCGTGGGTGTGGACGCCGCCCATCCCACCATCGATGGCGCCCTGGCTGCCGGCGCCGACCTGCTGCTCGTCCACCACGGCATCTTCTGGGGCGAGGCCAGGCGCATCGCTGGCGCCTTCGGCCACAAAGTGCGCAAGCTGATCCGGGCCGATCTCAACCTCTATGCCGCCCACCTGGCCCTCGACCTGCACCCCACCCTGGGCAACAACGCCGAACTCTGCCGGCTGCTGGGGCTGCACCCCACCGGCTCCTACTTCGCCTACAAGGGCGTGGACGTGGGCCTCATCGCCGAGCCGGTGGCCGCGACCACCTTCGCCGAACTGGCCGCCGCCTTCGCCGGGGCGCTGCAACCGCCGTTGCTGGTCGATGCCTCTGGCCCAGAGCGCGTGCGGCGGGTGGCTGTCTGTTCGGGCGACGCCAGCCGCAGCCTGGAGGAGGCGGGGCGGCTGGGCTGCGACCTGCTGATCACGGGTGAGCGCGACTACACCATGGCCCACGTCGCCGCTGAATTGGGCATGAATGTGATCTACGGCGGCCACTACGCCACCGAGACCTTGGGGGTGCAGGCCCTGGCCCGGCATCTGCACGAGCAGTTCGGGCTGGCTTGGGTGTTCGTGGACGTGCCGATTGCGCAGTAG
- a CDS encoding tyrosinase family protein, producing the protein MAIRQNIRGLTAADLSALRRAFRQAMAINDERGYEYFASLHGLPLPIDCQHGNLLFLPWHRAYLYFMELALQDLEPGVALPWWDWSSEVSHREGLPPAFSAAMADGEANPLFDAAIGWTPALVRNVRRQIPGVLTSSTPPRTRRDPDAPDELPRRATVESVLAAPTFEDFSMRMENVHNAVHVWVGGSMSAVPAAGYDPIFWAHHTMVDRLWRLWQMAHPGVDPGADLLDTVLTPFAMTVADTLNVNALGYDYAVEMTVWEA; encoded by the coding sequence ATGGCGATACGACAAAACATCCGCGGCCTCACCGCCGCCGACCTCAGCGCCCTGCGCCGCGCCTTCCGCCAGGCAATGGCGATCAACGACGAGCGCGGCTACGAATACTTCGCCAGCCTGCACGGGCTGCCCCTGCCGATCGACTGCCAGCACGGCAACCTGCTCTTCCTGCCCTGGCATCGGGCCTACCTCTACTTCATGGAATTGGCCCTGCAAGACCTGGAGCCGGGCGTGGCCCTGCCCTGGTGGGACTGGAGCTCGGAGGTCTCGCATCGCGAGGGCCTGCCCCCGGCCTTCAGCGCGGCGATGGCCGATGGTGAAGCCAACCCGCTCTTCGACGCTGCCATTGGCTGGACGCCGGCGCTGGTGCGTAACGTTCGCCGGCAGATACCGGGGGTGCTGACCAGCAGCACGCCCCCACGCACCCGCCGCGACCCGGACGCGCCCGACGAACTGCCACGACGGGCGACGGTGGAATCGGTGCTGGCGGCGCCGACCTTCGAGGATTTCTCCATGCGGATGGAGAACGTCCACAACGCCGTTCACGTCTGGGTGGGAGGCAGTATGTCGGCGGTGCCGGCGGCCGGTTATGACCCCATCTTCTGGGCCCATCACACCATGGTCGACCGGCTCTGGCGTCTGTGGCAGATGGCGCACCCCGGCGTGGACCCCGGCGCCGACCTGCTCGATACCGTCCTCACCCCCTTCGCCATGACCGTGGCCGACACCCTGAACGTCAACGCCCTCGGCTACGACTATGCGGTGGAAATGACCGTTTGGGAGGCCTGA
- a CDS encoding type II toxin-antitoxin system PemK/MazF family toxin has product MKRGEIWWVDFDPSVGGEIRKQRPAVIVSNDAANKHLNRVQVVPLTTKVERVFPSEALILVQGKAHKALADQLTTVSKLRLSDRLGQISVADMNKLERAIKTQLDL; this is encoded by the coding sequence ATGAAACGAGGTGAGATTTGGTGGGTAGATTTCGATCCTTCCGTGGGCGGTGAGATTCGCAAACAGCGGCCAGCCGTGATTGTTAGCAACGACGCAGCCAACAAGCACCTGAATCGAGTTCAAGTCGTACCGTTGACCACCAAGGTTGAACGCGTTTTTCCAAGCGAAGCGTTGATTCTCGTGCAAGGCAAGGCTCACAAGGCTTTGGCCGATCAACTCACGACGGTGAGCAAACTCCGATTGAGCGATCGGTTGGGGCAGATTTCGGTGGCGGACATGAACAAGTTGGAGCGAGCGATCAAGACGCAGTTGGACTTGTAG
- a CDS encoding TIGR03617 family F420-dependent LLM class oxidoreductase produces the protein MKFDAALVADDTQQILAAAAAAEGLGFDCLWASETNHDPFLQLALAAEYTTTLHVGTAIAVAFARSPMHTAYVAWDLARYSQGRFILGLGTQIQAHIERRFAMPWGQPAARLRDYILALRHIWAAWQDGGRLNYRGEFYKLTLMAPFFDPGPIAHPAIPIYIAGVNRLLCELAGELCDGFHVHPFHTPRYLTENIRPWLAAGAGKTGRSLEQVEISATVFAVVGDSEEERTATRAAIRQQISFYASTPSYRPVLDLHGWGDLSEQLGRLAVRQRWDEMPALISDEMVEVFAVQGTWAEIGPAIRRRYGGLIDRVTLYLPFRPGERDGSWRRARAGLRGPTGD, from the coding sequence ATGAAATTCGACGCCGCCCTCGTCGCTGACGACACCCAGCAAATCCTGGCCGCTGCCGCTGCCGCCGAGGGCCTGGGCTTCGATTGCCTGTGGGCGTCCGAGACCAACCATGACCCCTTTCTCCAGCTTGCCCTGGCCGCCGAATACACCACCACCCTGCATGTGGGCACCGCCATCGCCGTCGCCTTCGCCCGCAGCCCCATGCACACCGCCTATGTGGCCTGGGACCTGGCCCGCTACAGCCAGGGTCGCTTCATCCTCGGCCTGGGCACGCAGATCCAGGCCCACATCGAGCGCCGCTTTGCCATGCCCTGGGGCCAGCCCGCCGCCCGGCTGCGCGACTACATCCTGGCCCTGCGCCACATCTGGGCGGCCTGGCAGGACGGTGGCCGCCTGAACTACCGCGGCGAGTTCTACAAACTGACCTTGATGGCGCCCTTCTTCGACCCCGGCCCCATCGCCCACCCGGCCATCCCCATCTACATCGCCGGCGTCAACCGCCTGTTGTGCGAACTGGCCGGCGAACTGTGCGACGGTTTTCACGTCCATCCCTTCCACACCCCCCGCTACCTGACCGAGAACATCCGGCCCTGGCTGGCGGCGGGCGCCGGCAAGACCGGCCGGAGCCTGGAACAGGTGGAAATAAGCGCCACCGTCTTTGCCGTGGTGGGCGATAGCGAGGAAGAACGGACCGCCACCCGCGCCGCCATCCGCCAGCAGATCAGCTTCTACGCCTCCACCCCCTCCTACCGGCCGGTGCTGGACCTGCACGGCTGGGGCGACCTGAGCGAGCAGTTGGGCCGGCTGGCCGTGCGCCAGCGCTGGGACGAGATGCCGGCCTTGATCAGCGACGAGATGGTCGAGGTCTTTGCCGTGCAAGGGACCTGGGCCGAGATCGGCCCCGCCATCCGGCGGCGCTATGGCGGGCTGATCGACCGCGTCACCCTCTACCTCCCCTTCCGTCCGGGCGAGCGCGACGGCAGTTGGCGGCGGGCGCGGGCCGGTTTGCGCGGACCGACCGGCGACTAA
- a CDS encoding nucleotidyltransferase domain-containing protein, translated as MAKPAPRLDSHTLPEILVQDIKAVALRVSPGAEIVLFGSRARGDARPESDYDLLFLAQQPLTPMQQETLNDALYEIELRHGIVISSIIIDRSRWETPRHRVTPLHQHIDREGIVL; from the coding sequence ATGGCGAAGCCCGCTCCCCGACTTGACTCCCACACCCTGCCGGAGATCCTTGTTCAGGACATCAAGGCAGTTGCGCTTCGCGTCTCGCCCGGCGCCGAAATCGTGCTCTTTGGTAGTCGTGCAAGAGGCGATGCGCGACCTGAGTCCGACTATGATCTCCTTTTCCTGGCCCAACAACCGCTCACGCCGATGCAGCAAGAAACGCTCAACGATGCGCTCTACGAGATCGAACTCCGACACGGCATCGTGATATCGTCTATCATAATCGATCGATCCAGATGGGAGACACCACGCCACCGCGTAACGCCCCTCCATCAGCACATCGACCGCGAAGGCATCGTTTTGTGA
- a CDS encoding DMT family transporter, whose amino-acid sequence MRARPQSRGLISILVAVLIWATIPFVIDAALASLSPSAVVSARMLLAGAVMTVVVGPRRLGRAIRHNLRFFLILSLFGFALPSLMYATALQTVPIPVLTFVANSYPALAIGLAAIFLHERPTRLQLLGMCSALVGLFLMSGIGPGQSLTPGIVLVLLTSVGWASAGVVSKKLTAQVDATTIVAGRHLLSGLFILPLLLVQGLPVGAAGPTTWLILAVLVAMSLLSFEFYVLGLARTSVTTASLLEALTPVITLLISVVFFGQGLTGVQTAAAGLVLLGTVLASLEAKK is encoded by the coding sequence GCATCCTGGTCGCGGTGCTGATCTGGGCGACCATCCCCTTCGTGATCGACGCCGCCCTGGCCAGCCTCAGCCCCTCGGCCGTGGTCAGCGCCCGCATGTTGCTGGCCGGGGCGGTGATGACAGTTGTCGTCGGCCCGCGCCGCCTGGGGCGGGCTATCCGCCACAACCTGCGCTTCTTCCTCATCCTCTCGCTGTTCGGCTTCGCCCTGCCCAGCCTGATGTATGCCACCGCCCTGCAGACGGTGCCCATCCCGGTGCTGACCTTCGTCGCCAACAGCTACCCCGCCCTGGCCATCGGTCTGGCCGCCATCTTCCTGCACGAGCGGCCCACGCGGCTGCAACTGCTGGGGATGTGCAGCGCCCTGGTCGGGCTGTTCCTGATGTCCGGGATCGGCCCCGGCCAGAGCCTCACGCCGGGCATCGTGCTCGTGCTGCTGACATCGGTCGGCTGGGCCAGCGCCGGCGTGGTGAGCAAGAAGCTGACGGCCCAAGTGGACGCCACCACCATCGTCGCCGGCCGCCATCTGCTTTCGGGGCTGTTCATCCTGCCCTTGCTGCTGGTGCAAGGCCTGCCGGTGGGCGCAGCCGGCCCAACCACCTGGCTGATCCTGGCCGTGTTGGTGGCGATGTCCTTGCTCAGCTTCGAGTTCTACGTCCTGGGCCTGGCCCGCACCAGTGTCACCACGGCCTCGCTGCTGGAGGCACTGACGCCGGTGATCACCTTGCTGATCAGCGTCGTCTTCTTTGGCCAGGGCTTGACCGGGGTGCAGACGGCGGCGGCGGGGCTGGTGTTGTTGGGGACGGTGTTGGCGAGTTTGGAGGCAAAGAAGTAG